Proteins from a single region of Cystobacter fuscus DSM 2262:
- a CDS encoding DUF1294 domain-containing protein has protein sequence MKNPGVISRWNDDKGFGFIRPTAGGDEVFLHISAFRGDRRPQTGDQVSFIVGKDTQGRLRAEKAHLDSLTIDEPSVHHEPRREGQAVRNPRVKFAIFLALCTLPTLGSLRLLVAGLSVWPLLIYPVASLLTFALYWDDKRSATRGSWRTSESMLHLFELLGGWPGALIAQQKFRHKTRKVSFQVPFWLIVLAHQAFWVLMAISLWGGR, from the coding sequence ATGAAGAACCCAGGGGTGATCAGCCGCTGGAATGACGACAAGGGTTTCGGCTTCATCCGGCCCACGGCGGGTGGAGACGAGGTCTTCCTGCACATCTCCGCGTTTCGCGGCGACCGGCGTCCGCAGACCGGAGATCAGGTGAGCTTCATCGTGGGCAAGGACACCCAGGGCCGCTTGCGTGCCGAGAAGGCTCACCTGGACAGCCTGACCATCGACGAGCCGAGCGTCCACCACGAGCCGCGGAGGGAAGGCCAGGCCGTGCGGAACCCGAGGGTGAAGTTCGCGATCTTCCTGGCACTCTGCACGCTACCGACCCTCGGCAGCCTCCGACTGTTGGTCGCCGGGCTCTCTGTCTGGCCATTGTTGATCTACCCCGTAGCGAGCCTGCTGACCTTCGCTCTCTATTGGGACGACAAACGGAGCGCCACGCGTGGCTCCTGGCGGACGTCGGAGTCGATGCTGCACTTGTTTGAGCTGCTGGGCGGTTGGCCGGGAGCCCTGATCGCCCAACAGAAGTTCCGTCACAAGACCCGGAAGGTTTCGTTTCAGGTGCCGTTCTGGCTCATCGTGCTGGCGCATCAGGCGTTCTGGGTCCTGATGGCCATCTCGCTGTGGGGTGGCAGGTAG
- a CDS encoding DUF4082 domain-containing protein: MSRFHHSASRLCLFLSLGLLVGCTQGTPAVHEPRSTPSGLASEISIFGTSASPTTLEDSDTASVELGVKFRSSVPGAVTGIRFYKGSAANAGTHVGSLWTRAGQRLASATFTQETATGWQTVRFASPVSIAAHTTYVASYLAPRGRYSATGGYFAGQDATNGPLTALASGVDGQNGVYVYGSGGFPTQSYQNTHYFVDVLFLPTPDTSAPSAPGSLVATASAPGSIQLTWGAATDDVGVTAYLVFREGEEVASVPGTTRGYKDLGLAASTLYRYTVKARDFAGNLSAASNTASATTSAQQPPDGLNLPRVPWEGGPAFYARFPAMAGTPWLSEDFFPIGYWGAYTDEERRITTDKAHGINTFLETYAGNGSSAGWMRQHGIWNLAGSGLGGEAVGTTFYDETDMWAGPGWDPWTGNVATYDVCIPDDPRRCGFTIYNALYQELNNPNAFIYANVGKGALMWWSDEQREIGINGAEGPDPRANWRFGMVTGDIYFYTDGNIGGEAPNWFDIPANEVRRAANYGEILMTGLRRASGAGNNGEPRIPLGVIVELGGQAQGSVITANQVEGAVWSTLIHEARMLGYFSHVFSDSTANPFSTDVLNDSRAEYQATRERVKKINAEVTALARVLNTQSYVWQFNPSLSTMLKYRDGAAYVFAMQKRQFTSGTYTFTLPAELPASGTLEVLGENRSISYSGGRFTDSFTAEYTHHSYRIPD; the protein is encoded by the coding sequence ATGAGCCGGTTTCACCATTCCGCGTCGCGTTTGTGTCTGTTCCTGTCGCTAGGCCTCCTCGTGGGCTGCACCCAGGGCACACCCGCTGTCCACGAACCCAGGTCCACCCCGAGTGGCCTCGCGAGTGAAATCAGTATTTTCGGCACGAGCGCGTCGCCCACCACGCTCGAGGATTCGGACACGGCCTCCGTCGAGCTGGGCGTGAAGTTCCGCTCCAGCGTCCCTGGCGCCGTCACCGGCATCCGCTTCTACAAGGGCAGCGCGGCCAACGCGGGCACGCATGTCGGGAGCCTCTGGACCCGTGCCGGGCAGCGGCTCGCCTCCGCGACGTTCACCCAGGAGACCGCGACCGGGTGGCAGACGGTGCGCTTCGCCTCGCCCGTGAGCATCGCGGCCCATACCACCTATGTCGCCTCCTACCTCGCTCCGCGCGGCCGGTACTCCGCGACGGGCGGCTACTTCGCCGGGCAGGACGCGACGAATGGCCCCCTCACCGCGCTGGCGTCCGGGGTGGATGGTCAGAACGGCGTCTATGTCTATGGAAGCGGCGGCTTCCCCACGCAGAGCTATCAGAACACCCATTACTTCGTGGACGTGCTCTTCCTCCCCACCCCCGACACGAGCGCCCCCTCCGCTCCGGGTTCGCTCGTCGCCACCGCCTCCGCGCCGGGGAGCATCCAGCTCACCTGGGGCGCGGCCACGGACGATGTCGGGGTGACGGCCTATCTCGTCTTCCGTGAGGGCGAGGAGGTCGCCTCGGTGCCTGGCACGACGCGCGGCTACAAGGACCTGGGCCTCGCGGCTTCCACGCTCTACCGCTACACGGTGAAGGCCCGGGACTTCGCGGGCAATCTCAGCGCCGCCTCCAACACGGCCTCGGCCACCACGTCCGCGCAACAGCCACCCGATGGGTTGAACCTGCCCCGTGTGCCCTGGGAGGGCGGGCCCGCCTTCTACGCCCGCTTCCCGGCCATGGCGGGCACGCCCTGGCTGTCCGAGGACTTCTTCCCCATCGGCTACTGGGGCGCGTACACGGACGAAGAGCGGCGCATCACCACCGACAAGGCGCACGGCATCAATACCTTCCTGGAGACCTATGCCGGCAACGGCTCGTCCGCGGGATGGATGCGCCAGCATGGCATCTGGAACCTCGCCGGCTCGGGTCTGGGCGGTGAGGCGGTGGGAACGACCTTCTACGATGAGACGGACATGTGGGCCGGACCCGGGTGGGATCCGTGGACCGGCAATGTGGCCACCTATGACGTGTGCATCCCGGATGATCCGCGCCGCTGTGGCTTCACCATCTACAACGCGCTGTACCAGGAGCTGAACAACCCGAACGCCTTCATCTACGCGAACGTGGGCAAGGGCGCGCTGATGTGGTGGTCGGACGAGCAGCGGGAGATTGGCATCAACGGCGCGGAGGGCCCGGACCCGAGGGCGAACTGGCGGTTCGGCATGGTCACCGGTGACATCTACTTCTACACGGATGGCAACATTGGTGGCGAGGCGCCCAACTGGTTCGACATTCCCGCGAACGAGGTGCGCCGGGCCGCCAACTACGGTGAAATCCTGATGACGGGCCTGCGCAGAGCGTCGGGCGCCGGCAACAATGGCGAGCCGCGCATCCCGCTGGGCGTCATCGTGGAGCTGGGCGGACAGGCCCAGGGCAGTGTCATCACCGCCAACCAGGTGGAGGGGGCGGTGTGGTCGACGCTCATCCACGAGGCGCGCATGCTCGGGTACTTCTCGCACGTCTTCTCCGACTCCACCGCGAACCCATTCTCCACCGACGTCCTCAACGACTCGCGGGCGGAGTACCAGGCGACGCGCGAGCGCGTGAAGAAGATCAACGCCGAGGTGACCGCGCTGGCCCGGGTGCTCAACACCCAGTCCTATGTGTGGCAGTTCAACCCGAGCCTGAGCACGATGCTCAAGTACCGCGACGGCGCGGCCTACGTCTTCGCCATGCAGAAGCGGCAGTTCACCAGCGGGACCTACACCTTCACCCTCCCGGCGGAGCTCCCCGCGAGCGGGACCCTCGAAGTGCTGGGCGAGAACCGCTCCATCTCCTACTCCGGCGGCAGGTTCACCGACTCCTTCACGGCCGAGTACACGCACCACTCGTACCGCATCCCGGACTGA
- a CDS encoding O-methyltransferase → MTTLTTSPLAPLLDRLFEEAASTSPTTSPALANLSSEERARRMRSKTDYLDFYGRLKDFPLAVSRETGTLLYMLARSCNARTIVEFGTSFGISTLHLAAALRDNGGGRLITSEFEPSKVERARENLTAGGLIDLVELREGDALRTLAVELPETIDLILLDGAKALYPEILDLVESHLRPGALIIADNADFSPDYLARVRSPAAGYLSTPFAEDVELSMRIG, encoded by the coding sequence ATGACCACCCTCACCACCTCCCCGCTTGCACCGCTGTTGGATCGGTTGTTCGAAGAGGCCGCCTCGACGTCGCCGACGACGAGCCCGGCGCTCGCCAATCTTTCCAGCGAAGAACGGGCCAGACGGATGCGTAGCAAGACCGACTACCTGGACTTCTATGGGCGCCTGAAGGATTTTCCGCTCGCGGTCTCGCGAGAGACAGGCACCCTGCTCTACATGCTGGCGCGGAGTTGCAACGCGCGGACGATCGTCGAGTTCGGGACCTCGTTCGGCATCTCGACCCTGCACCTCGCCGCGGCGCTGCGTGACAATGGCGGCGGCCGCCTGATCACCAGCGAGTTCGAGCCGTCCAAGGTGGAGCGCGCCCGCGAAAACCTGACGGCCGGTGGTCTCATCGACCTGGTGGAGCTCCGCGAGGGAGACGCGCTGCGGACGCTGGCCGTCGAGCTCCCGGAAACGATCGACCTGATCCTGCTCGACGGCGCCAAGGCGCTCTATCCCGAGATCCTGGACCTGGTGGAGAGCCACCTCAGGCCGGGCGCGCTCATCATCGCCGACAACGCCGACTTCAGCCCCGACTACCTGGCGCGCGTCCGCTCGCCCGCCGCGGGCTACCTGTCCACGCCATTCGCCGAAGATGTCGAGCTGTCCATGCGGATCGGTTGA
- a CDS encoding TetR family transcriptional regulator produces MTDRQTPRISSRKQPKQARSTELVAAILEAAAQVLAKEGAQRFTTARVAEQAGVSVGSVYQYFPNKAAILFRLQSDEWRRTSELLSGILEDVRKPPLERLRLLVHAFIRSECEEAGMRVALNDAAPLYRDAPEAREARASGDRAFQAFIREVLPEATEATRALAAELVTTTLSAVGKDFSESPRTPAEIEAFAEAMADMFCAYLEGLGKR; encoded by the coding sequence ATGACCGACCGCCAAACCCCCAGGATTTCCTCACGAAAACAGCCCAAACAGGCTCGCTCGACCGAACTCGTCGCGGCGATCCTGGAAGCGGCGGCTCAGGTTTTGGCGAAGGAAGGCGCGCAGCGCTTCACCACGGCGCGGGTGGCCGAGCAGGCCGGCGTCAGCGTGGGTTCGGTGTACCAGTACTTCCCGAACAAGGCGGCGATCCTCTTCCGGCTGCAGAGCGACGAATGGCGGCGGACGTCCGAGTTGCTGAGCGGCATCCTCGAGGACGTCCGGAAACCGCCGCTGGAACGGCTGCGCCTCCTTGTCCACGCCTTCATCCGCTCGGAATGCGAGGAGGCCGGGATGCGCGTGGCACTCAACGACGCCGCCCCTCTTTATCGCGATGCGCCCGAGGCGCGGGAGGCGAGGGCGTCGGGTGACCGCGCCTTCCAGGCCTTCATACGGGAGGTGCTCCCCGAGGCCACGGAGGCGACGCGTGCATTGGCCGCCGAGCTGGTCACGACGACGCTCAGCGCGGTGGGAAAGGATTTTTCGGAAAGTCCCCGGACCCCCGCGGAGATCGAAGCCTTCGCCGAGGCCATGGCCGATATGTTCTGCGCCTACCTCGAAGGCCTCGGGAAGCGTTGA
- a CDS encoding GyrI-like domain-containing protein yields the protein MRYFESEGEDTWDVEVCQPFTIDGPLLLPGGFDVLTLPGGTAAYTVHGGECGGDFGMQGAYEAVCNWIREHGHETQGPPYEVYLFEQGNTDDTADYRTEVAWLIR from the coding sequence GTGCGGTATTTCGAGAGCGAGGGGGAGGACACCTGGGATGTGGAAGTCTGCCAGCCCTTCACGATCGATGGACCCCTACTGCTTCCAGGAGGGTTCGATGTGCTGACCCTCCCGGGAGGAACGGCGGCCTACACGGTGCATGGGGGGGAATGCGGCGGGGATTTCGGGATGCAGGGAGCCTATGAGGCGGTCTGTAACTGGATCCGGGAACACGGCCATGAAACCCAGGGGCCCCCCTATGAGGTGTACCTGTTCGAACAGGGCAACACCGACGACACCGCCGATTACCGCACCGAAGTGGCCTGGCTGATCCGCTGA
- a CDS encoding aldo/keto reductase, whose protein sequence is MSTRTLGNTGIQVSALGLGGWAIGGPFRGGTEEWGYGPVDDQESIHAIQRAVELGVTFFDTAANYGAGHSERILGRALGGHRSSVVIATKFGYRVLDDQKLVDGLEVHPEAIRRSCEASLRRLGTEYIDLFQFHVGGHPADQVDDVLDTLESLVAEGHIRAYGWSTDDPVRARAFAAGKHCAAIQHQLNIFEDNPEMLTPAGAEPTPREASPPPEAATRAEAGSLSAAAHALGVVTSTVGRRMTALERRLGSLVFQRMSV, encoded by the coding sequence ATGTCTACACGCACACTGGGAAACACAGGCATTCAGGTCAGCGCCCTCGGGCTGGGCGGATGGGCCATCGGAGGCCCTTTCCGGGGCGGCACCGAGGAATGGGGTTACGGACCGGTGGACGACCAGGAATCCATCCATGCGATCCAGAGGGCCGTCGAACTGGGCGTGACCTTCTTTGACACTGCTGCCAATTATGGGGCTGGGCACAGTGAACGGATTCTGGGAAGAGCCCTCGGCGGTCACAGGTCCAGCGTGGTGATCGCCACCAAGTTCGGCTACCGGGTGCTGGACGATCAGAAGCTGGTAGACGGTCTGGAGGTCCATCCAGAAGCCATCCGCCGCTCCTGCGAGGCCAGCCTGCGCAGGCTGGGTACGGAATACATCGACCTGTTTCAGTTCCATGTGGGCGGCCATCCCGCGGATCAGGTGGATGATGTGCTGGACACCCTCGAATCACTGGTGGCGGAGGGTCACATCCGTGCCTATGGCTGGAGCACCGATGATCCGGTGCGGGCCCGGGCTTTCGCCGCCGGAAAGCACTGTGCGGCCATCCAGCACCAGCTCAACATCTTCGAGGACAATCCTGAAATGCTCACTCCAGCGGGAGCGGAGCCGACGCCGCGAGAGGCGAGTCCGCCGCCTGAGGCAGCGACGAGGGCGGAGGCCGGCTCGTTGTCCGCGGCGGCTCACGCGCTGGGCGTCGTCACCTCCACCGTGGGCCGCCGGATGACGGCGTTGGAGCGTCGCCTGGGCTCGCTCGTGTTCCAGAGGATGTCCGTCTGA
- a CDS encoding efflux RND transporter periplasmic adaptor subunit: protein MKHGVMPMAEAQAQRLDALRIDRSAHSRRRHGRRWLPWGALAVVLALVVATLVVGGAPSVRVAEVREARPGEQQTELSAAGFVASRRRSVIAPQVAGRLVEVAVDEGDAVKEGQVLARLDDRDARVMAARARAEIQAARQRLLAARATATRARNDLARAERLARAQVITRASLEESQALAQASSAEELAASAQLTAARRAAEAAQLQLSHTVVRAPFPGTVVRKLADEGAVLAPAALEQENIGGIVELVDLGALEVEAEVSEEQLPRIEVGQPALIFLDAYPDQAFAGKVRSVRPAIDRSKATADVNVQFDEIPPGALPDMGSRVAFLKEELPPEALTKKDGALRVPASAVVRSEGQSVVWVVRDGRLKRQPVRVAEKVGDEVALAQGPRPGTQVVVSPDNRLRTGRKVKVLTEGG from the coding sequence ATGAAGCACGGGGTGATGCCCATGGCGGAGGCGCAGGCCCAGAGGTTGGACGCGCTCAGGATCGACCGTTCGGCCCACTCCCGGCGGAGACACGGGCGGCGGTGGCTGCCGTGGGGAGCGCTCGCCGTCGTGCTCGCCCTCGTGGTGGCGACGCTGGTGGTGGGCGGTGCCCCCAGCGTGCGCGTGGCCGAGGTCCGTGAGGCCCGGCCCGGCGAGCAGCAGACGGAGCTCTCCGCCGCTGGATTCGTCGCCTCGCGCCGGCGCTCCGTCATCGCGCCCCAGGTGGCGGGCCGCCTCGTGGAGGTGGCGGTGGACGAGGGTGACGCGGTGAAGGAGGGGCAGGTGCTCGCCCGCCTGGATGACCGGGACGCGCGTGTGATGGCCGCTCGAGCCCGTGCGGAGATCCAAGCGGCCCGCCAGCGGCTCCTCGCCGCACGGGCCACGGCGACACGGGCGCGCAACGATCTGGCCCGGGCCGAGCGGCTGGCACGGGCGCAGGTCATCACCCGGGCCAGCCTGGAGGAGTCACAGGCCCTCGCCCAGGCCTCCTCCGCCGAGGAGCTGGCCGCGAGTGCCCAGCTCACCGCCGCCCGGCGCGCGGCGGAGGCCGCGCAGCTGCAACTGTCCCACACCGTGGTGCGGGCGCCCTTCCCGGGCACGGTGGTGCGCAAGCTGGCGGACGAGGGCGCGGTGCTCGCGCCCGCCGCGCTCGAGCAGGAGAACATCGGCGGCATCGTCGAGTTGGTGGACCTGGGGGCGCTCGAGGTGGAGGCCGAGGTCAGCGAGGAGCAGCTGCCGCGCATCGAGGTGGGCCAGCCCGCGCTCATCTTCCTGGATGCGTACCCGGACCAGGCTTTCGCCGGCAAGGTGCGCTCGGTACGCCCGGCCATCGATCGCTCCAAGGCCACCGCCGACGTGAACGTGCAGTTCGACGAGATTCCCCCGGGCGCGCTGCCGGACATGGGTTCGCGGGTGGCCTTCCTGAAGGAGGAACTGCCCCCGGAGGCGCTCACGAAGAAGGACGGGGCGCTGCGAGTCCCGGCCTCGGCGGTGGTGCGGAGCGAGGGGCAGTCCGTGGTGTGGGTGGTGCGGGACGGGCGGCTGAAGCGCCAGCCGGTGCGGGTGGCGGAGAAGGTGGGGGACGAGGTGGCGCTGGCGCAGGGGCCACGGCCGGGAACGCAGGTGGTGGTGTCGCCGGACAACCGGTTGCGCACGGGGCGCAAGGTGAAGGTGTTGACGGAGGGTGGATGA
- a CDS encoding ABC transporter ATP-binding protein, with protein MSTVPSEVTPPLIRLRGVSKSYRRGDLVVPVLEEVNLDIETGAFEAFMGPSGSGKSTLLNLISGLDRPTTGVVEVGGQDLARMSDKELSDWRAGHVGFVFQMYNLLPVLTAAENVELPLLLSPLSRSERREHVAAALEVVGLGHRMKHRPPQMSGGEQQRVAIARAIVTDPDLLIADEPTGDLDRQSAEQVLDLFEVLHHELHKTLVLVTHDPHAARRADLVRHLEKGLLQ; from the coding sequence ATGAGCACCGTGCCGAGCGAGGTGACGCCTCCCCTCATCCGACTCCGAGGAGTCTCCAAGTCCTACCGGCGCGGCGACCTCGTCGTGCCCGTGTTGGAGGAGGTGAACCTGGACATCGAGACGGGGGCCTTCGAGGCCTTCATGGGCCCGTCCGGCTCGGGCAAGTCCACGCTGCTCAACCTCATCTCCGGGTTGGACCGGCCCACCACGGGCGTGGTGGAGGTGGGCGGGCAGGATCTGGCGCGCATGAGCGACAAGGAGCTGTCCGACTGGCGCGCGGGCCACGTGGGCTTCGTCTTCCAGATGTACAACCTGCTGCCCGTGCTCACGGCGGCGGAGAACGTGGAGCTGCCGCTGCTGCTCTCGCCGCTCTCGCGCTCCGAGCGCCGCGAGCACGTGGCCGCCGCGCTGGAGGTGGTGGGCCTGGGGCACCGGATGAAGCACCGCCCACCACAGATGTCCGGCGGCGAGCAGCAGCGGGTGGCGATCGCGCGGGCCATCGTCACGGACCCGGACCTGCTCATCGCGGACGAGCCCACGGGAGACCTGGACCGCCAGTCGGCCGAGCAGGTGTTGGACCTCTTCGAGGTGCTGCACCACGAGCTGCACAAGACGCTGGTGTTGGTGACGCACGACCCGCATGCCGCGCGGCGGGCGGACCTGGTGCGGCACCTGGAGAAGGGGCTGCTGCAATGA
- a CDS encoding ABC transporter permease, with amino-acid sequence MTFGRLVWKDLLRNPLRLGLTVLAGGVGVMAFIFLRTVVDLFYVGAAAAQADRLFTRSKVSITEDLPLAYLPRIAAVPGVSDVTFYGFFGGRYGESQKDFFGSAFVDPSSFMKVFDEVSVPPEQVAAFTADPCGALIGKDLAARYGWKAGDRVTLKGTIYPGDWTFTVRGVYDVLSGGMDTASFFFGFRCLNEKLPEKRRDRVGAFLLRVEDPSRSALVSSSVDAMFANSPYPTRTESERAATLGFISMLSAIITAVQVVSTVILLIILLVIGNTLAMSVRERTRDLATLRAMGFKSGRVVMLVLFESLVIGLASAALGVLIAPPLIHGFISAVGSQLGVPKDFMRESTLLLGALAALGVSLLAGAIPALRAVRISVAEGLRKVA; translated from the coding sequence ATGACGTTCGGGCGGCTCGTCTGGAAGGATCTGCTGCGCAATCCCCTGCGGCTGGGCCTCACGGTGCTGGCGGGAGGGGTGGGGGTGATGGCCTTCATCTTCCTGCGCACCGTGGTGGACCTGTTCTACGTGGGAGCGGCGGCGGCCCAGGCGGACCGGCTCTTCACCCGCAGCAAGGTCTCCATCACGGAGGACCTGCCGCTGGCCTATCTGCCGCGCATCGCCGCGGTGCCGGGCGTGAGCGACGTCACCTTCTATGGCTTCTTCGGTGGGAGGTACGGCGAGTCCCAGAAGGACTTCTTCGGCTCGGCCTTCGTGGACCCGTCCTCCTTCATGAAGGTCTTCGACGAGGTGAGCGTCCCACCGGAGCAGGTGGCTGCCTTCACGGCGGACCCGTGCGGTGCGCTCATTGGCAAGGATCTGGCGGCGCGCTACGGCTGGAAGGCGGGAGATCGGGTGACGCTCAAGGGCACCATCTACCCGGGCGACTGGACCTTCACCGTGCGTGGCGTCTACGACGTGCTCAGCGGCGGCATGGACACGGCCTCGTTCTTCTTCGGCTTCCGCTGTCTCAACGAGAAGCTGCCGGAGAAGCGCCGGGACCGTGTGGGCGCCTTCCTGCTGCGGGTGGAGGATCCGTCGCGCTCGGCGCTGGTGTCCTCGTCGGTGGATGCCATGTTCGCCAACAGCCCGTACCCCACGCGCACCGAGAGCGAGCGCGCGGCCACGCTGGGCTTCATCTCCATGCTGTCGGCCATCATCACCGCGGTGCAGGTGGTGTCCACCGTCATCCTGCTCATCATCCTGCTGGTCATCGGCAACACGCTGGCCATGAGCGTGCGTGAGCGCACGCGCGACCTGGCGACGCTGCGGGCCATGGGCTTCAAGAGCGGACGGGTGGTGATGCTCGTGCTCTTCGAGTCGCTGGTCATCGGTCTGGCCTCGGCCGCGCTGGGGGTGCTCATCGCGCCACCGCTCATCCACGGGTTCATCTCGGCCGTGGGCTCGCAGCTGGGTGTCCCCAAGGACTTCATGCGCGAGAGCACGTTGCTGCTCGGGGCGCTGGCGGCGCTGGGGGTGTCGCTGCTGGCCGGGGCCATTCCGGCGCTGCGCGCCGTACGCATCTCCGTGGCCGAGGGGCTGAGGAAGGTGGCCTGA
- a CDS encoding ABC transporter permease, producing the protein MIPLYYNTRSLWARRLSTGLTVVGLGLVVFVFAAVLMLANGIESALASGGDPRNVVLLNKGSTSELMSSVARDALRALGSATQVASSVEGAPLVAGELVVPVLLPRPDGNESNVNARGIGPQSFAIRPIVRLIAGRPPKAGTNEIALGEALVGRSPGARLGGELRFAEQRWPVVGVFSADGGAYESELWVDVNRLGSAFDRPGLNSIVVRTGSVPARDAFIRDVEGDPRFTLDAKPEPEYWAEQATWLASFIRVLGLFVSFIFSVGAVLGAMITMYAQVSARLTELGMLRAVGYRRRSVLASILIESAVLGAAGGVLGALGALATRWMEIRTLNFQTFAEVRFGFTPTLGIVVAALVFGTVMGVLGGMLPALRASRLSILDALRA; encoded by the coding sequence ATGATTCCCCTCTACTACAACACGCGCAGCCTCTGGGCGCGGCGGCTGTCCACGGGGCTCACCGTGGTGGGCCTGGGGCTCGTCGTCTTCGTCTTCGCCGCGGTGCTGATGCTGGCCAACGGCATCGAGTCCGCGCTCGCCTCCGGGGGAGACCCGCGCAACGTCGTCCTCCTCAACAAGGGCTCCACCAGCGAGCTGATGAGCTCCGTGGCGCGCGACGCCCTGCGCGCCCTGGGGAGCGCGACACAGGTGGCCTCCTCGGTGGAGGGAGCCCCGCTGGTGGCCGGCGAGCTGGTGGTGCCGGTGTTGCTGCCCCGCCCGGACGGCAACGAGTCCAACGTCAACGCGCGGGGCATCGGCCCCCAAAGCTTCGCCATCCGGCCCATCGTGCGGCTCATCGCCGGACGGCCTCCGAAGGCGGGGACGAATGAGATTGCCCTGGGTGAGGCGCTGGTGGGCCGCTCGCCGGGGGCGAGGCTGGGAGGCGAGCTGCGCTTCGCCGAGCAGCGTTGGCCGGTGGTGGGCGTCTTCTCGGCCGACGGCGGGGCCTACGAGTCCGAGCTCTGGGTGGACGTCAACCGGCTGGGCTCGGCCTTCGACCGGCCGGGGCTCAACTCCATCGTCGTGCGGACGGGCTCGGTGCCGGCCCGGGATGCCTTCATCCGGGACGTAGAGGGAGACCCGCGCTTCACGCTCGATGCGAAGCCGGAGCCCGAGTACTGGGCGGAGCAGGCCACGTGGCTGGCCAGCTTCATCCGGGTGCTCGGCCTCTTCGTGTCCTTCATCTTCAGCGTGGGCGCGGTGCTGGGCGCGATGATCACCATGTACGCGCAGGTGTCGGCGCGGCTCACCGAGCTGGGCATGCTGAGGGCGGTGGGCTACCGGCGCCGCAGCGTGCTCGCGAGCATCCTCATCGAGTCCGCGGTGCTGGGGGCGGCCGGAGGGGTGCTGGGCGCGCTGGGAGCGCTGGCGACGCGGTGGATGGAGATTCGCACCTTGAACTTCCAGACGTTCGCCGAGGTGCGGTTCGGCTTCACGCCGACCCTGGGCATCGTGGTGGCGGCGCTCGTCTTCGGGACGGTGATGGGCGTGCTGGGCGGGATGCTGCCCGCTCTGCGGGCCTCACGGCTGTCCATCCTGGATGCACTGAGAGCATGA
- a CDS encoding citrate synthase, translated as MDATQAAVQAGLEGVVVAETRLSEVDGERGRLVIAGGDVESLAGAIGFEEVCARLWAPYAKEALPPSLQAALGEARVRAFGLLERGGDALEARDAMDALRAAAAHVPAHPGEELATFVLLTGALAVFTGAFARRARGLAPVRPDPSLSHAADLLRMVTGEFQPERAAGLEAYLVTVSDHGLNASTFTARVIASTGSDAVSAVVGAIGALKGPLHGGAPGPVLDMLDAIGAPQRAAAWLESELRAGRRIMGMGHRIYRVRDPRAAVLERALERLEQGGLKTERLALARAVERAAEELLRQRYPDRPLRANVEFYTAVLLDAVGLERSLFPAVFACGRVAGWLGHVAEQRATGRLIRPASRYVGPMPG; from the coding sequence ATGGACGCGACGCAGGCTGCGGTGCAGGCAGGTCTCGAGGGAGTGGTGGTGGCCGAGACCCGGTTGAGCGAGGTGGATGGCGAGCGGGGGCGGTTGGTGATTGCCGGTGGGGACGTGGAGTCACTCGCCGGAGCGATTGGCTTCGAGGAGGTGTGCGCGAGGCTCTGGGCCCCGTACGCGAAGGAGGCCTTGCCTCCTTCGCTCCAGGCGGCCCTGGGCGAGGCCCGGGTGCGCGCCTTCGGGTTGCTCGAGCGGGGAGGGGATGCGTTGGAGGCGCGCGACGCGATGGACGCGCTCCGGGCCGCGGCGGCCCACGTTCCGGCGCACCCGGGCGAGGAGCTGGCCACGTTCGTTCTGCTCACGGGCGCGCTGGCGGTGTTCACCGGCGCCTTTGCGAGGCGCGCACGCGGCCTGGCCCCCGTGCGGCCGGATCCCTCGCTCTCGCACGCGGCGGATCTGCTGCGCATGGTGACGGGCGAGTTCCAGCCCGAGCGGGCGGCCGGACTCGAGGCCTACCTGGTCACCGTGTCCGACCATGGGCTGAATGCCTCCACGTTCACCGCGCGGGTGATTGCCTCGACGGGCTCGGATGCGGTGTCGGCGGTGGTGGGGGCCATCGGGGCGTTGAAGGGACCCCTCCACGGAGGCGCTCCCGGGCCGGTGCTGGACATGCTGGACGCCATTGGCGCTCCGCAGCGGGCCGCCGCGTGGCTCGAGTCGGAGCTGCGCGCCGGGCGCCGCATCATGGGCATGGGCCACCGCATCTATCGGGTGAGGGACCCTCGCGCGGCGGTGCTGGAGCGCGCGCTCGAGCGGCTCGAGCAGGGGGGCTTGAAGACCGAGCGGCTCGCGCTGGCGCGAGCGGTGGAGCGCGCGGCGGAGGAGCTGCTGCGCCAGCGCTACCCGGACCGGCCGCTGCGCGCGAACGTGGAGTTCTACACGGCGGTGTTGCTCGATGCGGTGGGGCTGGAGCGCTCGCTGTTCCCGGCCGTGTTCGCCTGTGGCCGGGTCGCCGGGTGGCTGGGCCATGTCGCCGAACAGCGCGCCACCGGCCGGCTCATTCGCCCCGCCTCCCGCTACGTGGGGCCGATGCCGGGCTGA